One segment of Rhodothermus bifroesti DNA contains the following:
- a CDS encoding glycoside hydrolase family 9 protein encodes MRNAILCLWVVWMLPKGAAYSQQSGFVLNERGYFEREGISVMVFQDFYPEGHQSGVTLIQHGERVAANGDVRLEATPGQWQPVPRLLRREVHRAQNEIVAYLAYPDTAQHRKGFNPIFYPDLKLSYRVWVRGEAEGVRIGVDLDAPLPEAWAGRVGFNLELFPGALFGHGWYMDSTAGIFPRQPHGPVQVNAFGEVEALPLAVGRRLVIAPDNEALRLEIESLTGELALYDGRVQHNNGWFVVRTTFAAGAAQRAVEWVLRPHVLAGWRYEPVIQVSQVGYHPAQPKVAVLELDARDSLEGTVRLLRLTEQGGVEEVLAGPPQPWKGQFLRYRYAQFDFSRVTRAGLYVLEFRGRRTHPFRIAPDVYQRDVWQPTLEFFLPVQMCHMRVEEQYRLWHGACHLDDARMAPPDTNHFDGYVQGATLLTHHAPGAHVPGLDRGGWHDAGDDDLRIESQADEVYILAAMYELFEVLKTYDNTTIDQERRLVQIHQPDGKPDVLQQIEHGVLTILGGYRALGRLYRGIITPTLKQYVLIGDPAGSTDNQIYDPATPLQVRSALRVDARDPRWVVTNADDRWVFTEEHPGHEYKGIAALAIAGRVLQGYNPVLAHECITVAEALWQQKRDTTRGLDERVVAAVELLRTTGKPIYREVLLAARDRIIAHIEDLGWAVGQALPLIDDTVFATAVRTAVAHYIAEVDVLQQENPYSVPYRPRIWGAGWEIQRFGVQQYFLHRAFPELVSPVYVFNALNFVLGVHPGRNTAAFASGVGARSVTVAYGFNRADWTYIPGGVVSGTALIRPDFPELKEFPYLWQQVEYVMGGGATHFMFLVLAADQLLNKV; translated from the coding sequence ATGCGCAACGCGATCCTTTGTCTCTGGGTTGTTTGGATGCTGCCGAAAGGAGCAGCTTATAGCCAGCAGTCGGGGTTTGTGCTGAACGAGCGGGGGTATTTCGAGCGCGAGGGGATAAGCGTTATGGTATTCCAAGATTTCTACCCAGAAGGACATCAAAGCGGCGTGACGCTTATTCAGCATGGCGAGCGCGTAGCGGCCAACGGCGATGTGCGCCTAGAAGCCACTCCCGGACAATGGCAGCCTGTCCCGCGGCTTCTTCGACGCGAAGTGCACCGAGCGCAAAATGAAATTGTAGCTTATCTAGCCTATCCAGATACGGCCCAGCATCGAAAGGGTTTTAACCCGATCTTTTATCCCGACCTAAAGCTTTCGTATCGTGTTTGGGTGCGGGGCGAGGCTGAAGGGGTGCGTATTGGAGTGGATTTGGATGCTCCTCTTCCGGAAGCATGGGCAGGTCGCGTTGGATTTAACTTGGAGTTGTTCCCTGGCGCGCTTTTTGGCCATGGATGGTACATGGACAGCACGGCAGGTATTTTCCCTCGGCAGCCCCATGGGCCGGTTCAGGTCAACGCGTTTGGGGAGGTAGAGGCCTTGCCGTTGGCTGTAGGGCGGCGGCTCGTTATCGCGCCGGATAATGAAGCCCTTCGACTAGAGATAGAAAGCTTGACGGGAGAGCTAGCGCTCTACGATGGGCGCGTCCAGCACAACAATGGCTGGTTTGTGGTACGCACGACCTTTGCTGCTGGCGCTGCGCAAAGAGCGGTCGAATGGGTGTTGCGGCCACACGTGCTTGCGGGATGGCGTTATGAGCCGGTGATTCAGGTTTCGCAAGTGGGTTACCATCCGGCTCAGCCTAAAGTGGCTGTTTTGGAGCTAGATGCCCGGGATAGCCTGGAAGGAACCGTGCGTCTTTTGCGTCTTACCGAGCAGGGAGGGGTCGAAGAGGTGCTAGCGGGTCCACCTCAGCCCTGGAAAGGGCAATTCTTGCGCTACCGGTATGCCCAGTTCGATTTTAGTCGAGTTACGCGGGCAGGGCTGTATGTGCTCGAATTTCGAGGCCGGCGAACCCATCCTTTTCGGATAGCTCCTGATGTATACCAACGCGACGTTTGGCAGCCCACATTAGAATTTTTCCTGCCCGTGCAAATGTGCCATATGCGGGTTGAAGAGCAATATCGCCTATGGCACGGAGCCTGTCATTTGGATGATGCACGTATGGCACCACCGGACACGAACCATTTCGATGGATATGTCCAAGGTGCAACGCTACTTACCCATCATGCTCCTGGTGCCCACGTTCCTGGTTTAGACCGAGGAGGATGGCATGATGCAGGGGACGACGACTTGCGCATCGAGTCGCAAGCCGACGAAGTATACATTTTGGCAGCAATGTATGAGCTTTTTGAAGTGTTGAAGACGTACGACAATACTACAATCGACCAGGAGCGTCGTCTAGTGCAAATTCATCAGCCCGATGGGAAACCAGATGTGCTTCAGCAGATCGAGCATGGGGTTCTAACCATTTTAGGAGGATATCGGGCTTTAGGACGCCTTTACCGTGGAATTATTACACCAACGCTTAAGCAGTATGTGCTCATTGGGGATCCAGCCGGGAGCACAGATAACCAGATCTATGATCCCGCAACGCCCCTGCAGGTGCGCTCAGCCTTGCGTGTCGATGCACGTGATCCCCGATGGGTAGTTACTAATGCCGATGATCGTTGGGTATTTACTGAAGAGCATCCCGGGCATGAGTACAAAGGCATCGCTGCTTTAGCTATTGCTGGGCGCGTGCTTCAAGGGTATAATCCCGTGCTGGCGCATGAATGCATAACGGTTGCCGAAGCGCTTTGGCAGCAAAAGCGGGATACTACGCGAGGGTTAGACGAGCGCGTTGTTGCTGCAGTTGAGCTTTTGCGTACAACCGGGAAGCCGATCTACCGAGAAGTCTTGCTAGCTGCCCGAGACCGGATTATTGCCCATATTGAGGATCTGGGTTGGGCTGTAGGGCAGGCTTTGCCGCTTATAGACGATACGGTCTTTGCTACAGCCGTGCGCACGGCTGTAGCCCACTACATCGCTGAAGTCGATGTGCTTCAGCAAGAAAATCCCTATAGCGTGCCGTATCGCCCACGTATTTGGGGTGCTGGATGGGAAATCCAGCGCTTCGGTGTGCAGCAGTATTTCTTGCATCGCGCCTTTCCAGAGCTGGTTAGTCCGGTGTATGTTTTCAACGCGTTAAACTTTGTGCTAGGAGTGCATCCAGGTCGCAATACGGCCGCTTTTGCCTCAGGGGTTGGTGCGCGTTCCGTGACGGTAGCCTATGGATTTAATCGGGCCGACTGGACCTACATTCCCGGGGGCGTTGTTTCAGGAACGGCGCTAATTCGTCCCGATTTCCCTGAGCTCAAGGAGTTTCCTTATCTCTGGCAGCAGGTGGAGTACGTTATGGGCGGTGGAGCTACCCATTTTATGTTTTTGGTATTGGCTGCCGACCAACTGCTAAATAAGGTGTAG
- a CDS encoding thymidine phosphorylase — protein sequence MPEAVTLIIKKRDGGSLQPEEMRWLVEAYTWGKVPDYQMSAFLMAAFLRGLSDAEMDALTQAMLHSGQVLDLSDIPGRKVDKHSTGGVGDKVSLILAPLVAACGVPVPMISGRGLGHTGGTLDKLESIPGLRTDLSIAAFRRQLRTCGVVMIGQTDEIAPADRKLYALRDVTGTVESIPLIAASILSKKLAEGADALVFDVKCGRGAFMQREADARRLAETLVGIAVRAGKSAVAWLTDMNVPLGRAVGNWPEVVESLRCLKGDSAGIEDVLEVTLVLAGEMLWLGGVAPTPAAGREQARQALMKGWAFERFCAMVQAQGGDVRLLEHPERRPGAEPAGDVFAPEMAQGYVADLDARAVGRLAVRLGAGRRVKEEAVDPTAGLVLHRKPGDLVAPGDVLATLYTQQRDQLETFRQELLAAYRFGATPPAPRTLLLDRYAEGRWAK from the coding sequence ATGCCCGAGGCTGTTACGTTGATCATTAAAAAGCGCGATGGGGGAAGTTTGCAACCGGAAGAAATGCGCTGGTTGGTTGAGGCCTACACGTGGGGTAAGGTCCCCGACTATCAGATGAGTGCATTTCTTATGGCGGCTTTTCTTCGTGGGCTTAGCGATGCAGAGATGGATGCCCTAACGCAAGCCATGCTGCATTCTGGCCAAGTGCTGGATCTGTCGGATATTCCGGGGCGCAAGGTAGACAAGCACTCAACGGGAGGTGTGGGCGACAAGGTTTCGTTGATTTTGGCGCCGCTCGTCGCTGCTTGTGGGGTACCGGTGCCGATGATTTCAGGTAGGGGATTAGGGCATACTGGAGGCACGCTAGACAAGTTGGAATCGATCCCAGGGCTCCGCACTGATCTTTCTATCGCCGCGTTTCGTCGCCAACTCCGCACATGTGGTGTCGTGATGATTGGGCAAACCGATGAGATTGCGCCGGCCGACCGTAAGCTGTACGCTTTGCGCGACGTGACGGGCACAGTGGAGTCTATTCCGCTTATTGCTGCTTCAATCTTGAGTAAGAAGCTTGCCGAAGGGGCCGATGCACTTGTGTTTGACGTTAAATGCGGTCGCGGGGCCTTTATGCAGCGCGAGGCTGATGCGCGTCGCTTGGCCGAGACGCTGGTGGGCATTGCCGTTCGGGCAGGCAAATCGGCAGTGGCCTGGCTGACCGATATGAATGTGCCGTTGGGGCGCGCAGTAGGCAACTGGCCTGAAGTGGTCGAAAGCCTTCGTTGTTTGAAAGGGGACAGTGCAGGTATAGAAGATGTGCTGGAGGTTACGTTGGTGCTAGCGGGAGAAATGCTCTGGCTGGGTGGTGTAGCGCCAACGCCAGCGGCTGGGCGCGAGCAGGCACGCCAGGCGCTGATGAAAGGATGGGCCTTTGAGCGTTTTTGTGCCATGGTACAAGCCCAGGGCGGTGATGTGCGCCTGCTGGAGCATCCGGAAAGACGCCCTGGAGCAGAACCTGCGGGTGATGTTTTTGCCCCCGAGATGGCTCAGGGCTACGTAGCCGACCTAGACGCCCGGGCTGTTGGGCGCTTGGCGGTGCGTTTGGGTGCAGGCCGTCGTGTTAAAGAGGAAGCGGTTGATCCCACAGCTGGCCTGGTGCTCCACCGCAAGCCAGGCGATCTTGTAGCGCCTGGTGATGTTCTGGCCACACTCTATACCCAGCAGCGCGATCAGCTCGAAACCTTTCGCCAGGAGCTACTTGCGGCGTATCGTTTTGGTGCAACCCCCCCTGCTCCCCGCACGCTTTTGCTGGACCGCTATGCCGAAGGGCGATGGGCGAAGTAG
- a CDS encoding M14 metallopeptidase family protein, with product MRLNRFVSGLFGLLLPVLPVLRLAAQVPLLSPEAFLGYPLGSRFTPYAQVVAYVEYVARTSPRVQLLRYGESYEGRPLLLAILSSPENLARLETLRTDNLRRAGRLPGTPHPEGPVFIWLSYNVHGNEAASTEAALQTLYALAHPDSQRTGSWLQQAVVFLDPCLNPDGRERYVQWYHQTQGVRPDPNPLAREHHEPWPGGRTNHYYFDLNRDWAWATQQETQARLALYLQWMPQVHVDFHEQGIEEPYYFAPAARPIHALIADWQRALQDSIGRNHARYFDASAQLYFTREVFDLFYPGYGDTWPSFNGAIGMTYEQGGGARAGLAVRLPEGDTLTLAARIRNHYMTALSTIEAAVRLRNVLLTQFIHYFAQAQTQPRGPYQAFLLRHTSSSDRLEALTALLDRQGIRYGTLSRPRRVEGINYATGLRQQLEAQPGDLVVSVYQPAGVLAQVLFDPEPSLPDSLTYDITSWALPFAFGLEAYALTTRLDPDQPWISRPIPSNAHSQPYAYLVRWSGLNTARFLSALLTAGVNVRVATIPLRLGGQRFEAGTLILTRAGNAHLGSHFDQMVQETAAHYRVPTYAIASGLAEDGPDLGSTQIRLIKRPQVYILAGPPAKATAVGEVWHFFEQVLHYPATLLTADQLGGLVLEDGDVLILPDGSYSSRAVAIEPLLEGVRRGARLIALEGALELLVGQKGIALKRRNEPEERDLKQPSLYRERERTVLSRQVLGAIYPTQLDTTHPLAFGLDRYFTLKQRAQSYELLEEGWNVAWLEAGRPRSGFAGYRTSAQLTQTLVAGTQPWGKGSIVYFVDNPLFRGFWYAGQLLFTNAVFFRE from the coding sequence ATGAGACTTAATCGGTTCGTAAGCGGCTTGTTTGGGTTACTCCTTCCTGTACTCCCTGTACTCAGGCTTGCAGCACAAGTGCCGCTGCTTTCGCCAGAAGCTTTTCTGGGCTATCCCCTAGGCAGTCGCTTTACCCCCTACGCTCAGGTGGTAGCCTACGTGGAATATGTGGCCCGAACGTCGCCGCGCGTGCAGCTTCTGCGCTATGGCGAAAGCTACGAAGGCCGTCCGCTACTGCTAGCAATCCTTTCTTCGCCAGAAAACTTGGCCCGCCTTGAAACGCTACGTACCGACAACCTGCGACGGGCTGGACGGCTACCCGGCACGCCTCACCCAGAAGGCCCGGTCTTTATTTGGCTGAGCTACAACGTGCACGGCAACGAAGCGGCCAGCACCGAGGCTGCACTCCAAACGCTCTATGCCTTAGCCCATCCCGACAGCCAACGCACCGGAAGCTGGCTCCAACAGGCCGTTGTGTTCCTGGATCCCTGCCTTAATCCAGACGGGCGCGAACGCTACGTGCAGTGGTATCACCAAACCCAAGGCGTGCGGCCCGACCCTAACCCCCTGGCCCGCGAGCACCATGAACCCTGGCCTGGTGGTCGTACCAACCACTACTATTTTGACTTAAACCGCGACTGGGCCTGGGCCACGCAGCAAGAAACACAGGCACGCCTTGCCCTCTACCTACAATGGATGCCCCAGGTTCACGTGGACTTTCATGAGCAGGGGATCGAAGAACCCTATTACTTTGCCCCAGCGGCTCGACCTATTCATGCGCTTATTGCCGACTGGCAACGTGCCTTGCAGGACTCCATTGGTCGCAATCATGCCCGCTACTTCGACGCCTCTGCTCAGCTCTATTTCACCCGAGAAGTCTTCGACCTCTTTTACCCCGGCTATGGAGATACCTGGCCCTCGTTCAATGGGGCCATCGGCATGACCTACGAGCAAGGCGGTGGCGCGCGCGCTGGCCTAGCGGTTCGCCTGCCTGAAGGAGACACGCTCACGCTTGCCGCCCGCATCCGCAACCACTACATGACGGCCCTCTCCACAATTGAAGCCGCTGTCCGCCTGCGCAACGTGCTGCTTACGCAGTTTATCCACTACTTTGCCCAAGCGCAGACGCAGCCTCGAGGCCCATATCAGGCTTTTCTCCTCCGCCACACCTCTTCCTCTGACCGCCTAGAAGCCTTAACCGCGCTGCTAGACCGCCAGGGGATTCGCTACGGCACCCTCTCTCGGCCACGCCGCGTCGAAGGCATCAATTATGCGACTGGCTTGCGACAGCAGCTTGAAGCCCAACCCGGCGACCTCGTGGTCAGCGTCTACCAACCCGCCGGCGTGCTGGCACAAGTACTGTTTGACCCAGAGCCCTCGCTGCCCGACTCGCTCACCTACGACATTACCAGCTGGGCGCTCCCCTTTGCTTTTGGACTGGAAGCCTATGCCCTGACCACGCGGCTTGATCCAGATCAGCCGTGGATCTCCAGACCTATACCCTCAAACGCTCATAGCCAACCTTACGCCTACCTGGTTCGCTGGAGCGGCTTAAATACCGCTCGATTTCTTTCGGCTCTGCTTACCGCAGGCGTCAATGTACGCGTGGCTACCATACCCCTACGCCTTGGCGGCCAGCGCTTTGAAGCAGGCACGCTCATCTTAACCCGGGCAGGCAATGCCCACCTGGGATCGCACTTTGACCAAATGGTACAAGAAACTGCTGCACACTATCGCGTGCCTACTTATGCCATAGCATCCGGACTAGCTGAAGACGGCCCCGATCTAGGCTCTACCCAAATCCGCCTCATCAAGCGACCCCAGGTATACATACTGGCTGGACCACCGGCTAAGGCCACAGCCGTAGGTGAGGTATGGCATTTTTTTGAGCAGGTCCTGCACTATCCAGCCACCCTGCTCACTGCCGATCAGCTTGGTGGGCTTGTGCTCGAGGATGGCGATGTGCTTATCCTGCCCGATGGTAGCTACAGCTCACGGGCTGTTGCCATAGAACCCTTACTAGAGGGCGTACGCCGCGGAGCCCGCCTAATTGCACTGGAAGGAGCGCTGGAGTTGCTCGTTGGCCAAAAAGGCATCGCCCTAAAACGCCGAAACGAGCCAGAAGAGCGTGACCTCAAGCAGCCCTCGCTTTACCGAGAACGCGAACGCACCGTCCTTTCTCGTCAAGTACTAGGGGCAATTTATCCAACCCAGCTCGACACAACCCATCCGCTGGCTTTTGGCTTGGACAGATACTTTACGCTCAAACAACGGGCGCAATCCTATGAGCTGCTCGAGGAAGGGTGGAATGTGGCCTGGCTTGAAGCGGGTCGCCCACGTAGTGGCTTTGCAGGCTATCGCACTTCGGCCCAGCTGACCCAAACCTTGGTTGCGGGGACGCAACCTTGGGGCAAAGGATCCATCGTTTACTTTGTAGATAACCCGCTCTTTCGGGGTTTCTGGTATGCTGGCCAACTTTTATTTACCAATGCTGTGTTTTTTAGGGAGTAA
- the atpD gene encoding F0F1 ATP synthase subunit beta → MEIKTDRALGRVVQIIGPVVDVEFPEAQLPEIYDALVIDREDGSELVLEVEQHLGENRVRTIAMDSTDGLTRGTPVRSLDRPIAVPIGTEIRGRLFNVVGQAIDGLPQPKAEGYRPIHSPPPPFEALATRVEMLETGIKVIDLIQPVMRGGKVGLFGGAGVGKTVLIMELINNIAKAHEGLSVFAGVGERTREGNDLLREMLESNVIRYGEAFKKSMEAGGWDLSKVDFEELRKSQATLVFGQMNEPPGARARVALTGLAIAEYFRDLGGRDVLLFIDNIFRFTQAGSEVSALLGRMPSAVGYQPTLATEMGELQERITSTKHGAITSFQAIYVPADDLTDPAPATTFAHLDATTVLSRQLAAQGIYPAVDPLDSTSRILDPLIVGEEHYRVAQGVKQILQRYKELQDIIAILGMDELSEEDKLVVHRARRVQRFLSQPFFVAEQFTGIPGKYVKVEDTVRGFRMILDGELDHLPERAFLLRGTIEEVIEAGERMLKEAEA, encoded by the coding sequence ATGGAAATCAAAACAGATCGCGCCCTGGGGCGTGTGGTCCAGATTATTGGTCCCGTAGTGGACGTGGAGTTTCCTGAAGCACAGCTCCCGGAGATCTATGATGCCTTAGTGATCGATCGGGAGGATGGGAGCGAGTTAGTGCTTGAGGTAGAGCAACATTTGGGTGAGAATCGGGTGCGAACCATTGCTATGGATTCGACAGACGGGCTGACGCGGGGTACGCCGGTGCGCAGCCTGGATCGGCCGATTGCTGTGCCTATTGGGACGGAAATTCGTGGCCGCCTGTTCAATGTGGTCGGTCAGGCAATTGACGGCCTGCCTCAGCCTAAGGCAGAGGGCTATCGCCCGATTCATTCGCCACCTCCGCCGTTTGAAGCGCTGGCCACGCGCGTTGAGATGCTCGAGACCGGTATCAAGGTCATTGACTTGATTCAGCCTGTCATGCGTGGCGGTAAAGTAGGGCTCTTTGGGGGAGCAGGCGTCGGCAAGACCGTGCTGATCATGGAGTTAATTAACAATATTGCCAAGGCCCATGAAGGGCTCTCGGTCTTTGCCGGCGTAGGAGAGCGGACGCGTGAAGGGAACGACTTGCTGCGCGAAATGCTCGAAAGTAACGTTATCCGCTACGGTGAGGCGTTCAAGAAATCCATGGAGGCTGGCGGCTGGGACCTGTCGAAGGTTGATTTTGAAGAGCTGCGCAAAAGCCAAGCCACGCTGGTTTTTGGACAGATGAACGAGCCGCCAGGAGCGCGTGCCCGCGTGGCGCTTACCGGTCTAGCCATTGCCGAGTATTTCCGGGATCTGGGGGGGCGCGATGTGCTGTTGTTTATTGACAACATCTTCCGCTTTACGCAAGCAGGATCTGAAGTGTCCGCGCTGCTGGGGCGTATGCCCTCGGCGGTGGGATACCAGCCCACGTTAGCTACCGAGATGGGCGAGCTCCAAGAGCGCATTACGTCGACCAAGCACGGCGCGATCACGTCGTTCCAAGCCATTTACGTGCCTGCCGACGACCTGACGGACCCTGCGCCGGCGACCACCTTCGCCCACTTGGATGCAACGACCGTGCTTAGCCGTCAGCTGGCTGCCCAGGGGATCTATCCGGCCGTTGACCCGCTAGACTCAACCAGCCGAATTCTAGATCCGCTTATCGTCGGCGAAGAGCATTACCGCGTTGCGCAAGGCGTCAAGCAAATCTTGCAGCGCTATAAAGAATTGCAAGACATCATCGCGATTCTAGGGATGGACGAGCTTTCGGAAGAAGACAAGCTGGTTGTGCATCGGGCGCGCCGCGTGCAGCGCTTCTTGAGTCAGCCTTTCTTTGTGGCCGAACAGTTTACTGGCATTCCGGGTAAGTACGTGAAGGTTGAAGATACCGTTCGCGGCTTTCGGATGATTCTCGACGGGGAACTGGATCATCTACCAGAACGGGCGTTCCTGTTGCGCGGAACTATTGAGGAGGTTATCGAGGCGGGTGAACGCATGCTGAAAGAAGCCGAGGCCTAA
- a CDS encoding F0F1 ATP synthase subunit epsilon, producing MARTLFVEIVTPDRRVFRGEALSVRAPGVEGSFEVLYNHAPMVAAITVGPLFVTTPSGERITFATSGGFVEVLGNRVTVLAETAEPASEIDVERARAAEQRALDRLHNAQSAEERAEAEAALERARNRLRIAMGQVGQRMHP from the coding sequence ATGGCACGGACGCTTTTTGTGGAAATCGTAACCCCAGACCGGCGGGTTTTTCGGGGCGAAGCGCTCAGTGTGCGGGCTCCAGGGGTAGAGGGTTCTTTTGAAGTACTCTATAACCATGCGCCTATGGTGGCCGCTATTACTGTTGGGCCACTTTTCGTTACCACCCCTTCTGGGGAGCGGATCACATTTGCTACCAGCGGCGGGTTTGTAGAGGTGCTGGGCAATCGGGTAACGGTGCTGGCCGAGACAGCCGAACCTGCTTCGGAAATTGACGTCGAGCGTGCCCGAGCAGCCGAGCAGCGAGCCTTAGACCGGCTGCATAACGCCCAGTCGGCTGAAGAGCGTGCTGAAGCTGAAGCGGCTTTAGAACGGGCCCGCAATCGCTTGCGGATCGCGATGGGACAAGTGGGCCAGCGCATGCATCCTTGA
- a CDS encoding alanine racemase, with translation MLLEHLPTPVALIDRKRLERNVAQMQARARAQGVALRPHIKTHKSIHLAQLQQAQGAQGLTVATLEEAEAFVAAGFSDVRLAYPTVGLDRYQRVRALMARARVSFCLDTPEAIRQASDFFAAQEVRAEVLLEVDTGQGRTGVRWDDAHRLQLCARLVQESPGLKLIGLLTHAGHAYQGPLAGETPREALCRVAAEERDRLLAAAVVLQQAGLARPDAFELSIGATPTAHVFENRTQRGFRITEIRPGNYVFHDAMQVALGSCTLEDCALTVLARVVSRKPDGRGGWWLFLDAGKKALSTDQGYGTQGYGVLLYHPARRVPLPHATLEQLSEEHGWVHFRGGATLQVGDRVQVIPNHACLVAPLLRRFFVIEGDEVQAEWPVIGH, from the coding sequence ATGCTGCTCGAGCATCTGCCTACACCGGTTGCCTTAATTGACCGGAAACGCCTCGAGCGCAATGTGGCGCAGATGCAAGCGCGGGCCAGGGCGCAAGGGGTGGCGCTACGCCCGCACATCAAGACGCACAAGTCGATCCATTTGGCGCAGCTGCAGCAGGCGCAGGGAGCACAAGGGCTCACGGTAGCTACCCTCGAGGAAGCCGAAGCGTTTGTGGCAGCAGGTTTTTCAGATGTTCGGTTGGCCTATCCTACGGTTGGCCTCGATCGCTACCAGCGTGTACGTGCCCTTATGGCGCGTGCACGCGTTTCGTTTTGCCTAGATACCCCTGAGGCGATTCGCCAAGCTTCGGATTTCTTTGCAGCGCAAGAAGTGCGTGCCGAGGTGCTTTTGGAGGTCGATACAGGCCAGGGGCGCACGGGAGTGCGTTGGGATGACGCCCATCGCTTACAGCTCTGCGCTCGCCTTGTCCAAGAAAGCCCTGGTTTGAAGCTTATTGGCCTACTTACGCACGCGGGTCATGCCTACCAAGGCCCCTTGGCTGGGGAAACGCCGCGCGAAGCGCTGTGTCGTGTGGCGGCTGAGGAGCGCGATCGGCTTTTGGCCGCGGCTGTTGTGCTGCAGCAAGCCGGGCTGGCCAGGCCGGATGCGTTTGAGCTCAGCATCGGCGCTACGCCCACCGCACACGTGTTCGAAAACCGTACGCAAAGGGGCTTCCGCATTACGGAAATTCGCCCGGGGAATTATGTGTTTCACGATGCCATGCAGGTCGCCTTGGGAAGCTGCACGCTTGAGGACTGCGCCCTGACCGTCTTGGCGCGTGTGGTTAGCCGCAAGCCGGATGGCCGTGGGGGATGGTGGCTATTTCTGGATGCTGGGAAGAAGGCGCTTTCGACCGATCAGGGCTATGGCACGCAAGGCTATGGCGTATTGCTTTATCACCCAGCCCGTCGGGTGCCCTTACCGCATGCCACACTGGAGCAGCTTTCTGAAGAGCATGGCTGGGTTCACTTCCGCGGAGGCGCCACGCTACAGGTAGGAGATCGGGTACAGGTGATTCCTAACCATGCTTGTCTGGTGGCGCCCCTACTGCGTAGGTTTTTCGTCATCGAAGGCGACGAGGTCCAGGCCGAGTGGCCTGTCATTGGGCATTAA
- a CDS encoding RluA family pseudouridine synthase: MKLPVLYEDAYLLAIHKPEGLAAIPERDPAQPSARQLLETFRGERLFVVHRLDKEASGVLLFARTPEAHRYLNALFATRRVHKIYRALVHGCVSPEQGQIQAPIRAFGSGRMGVDFQRGKPSETRYRVLAYVGNAYTLLEALPLTGRRHQIRVHCYHLGHPIVGDLRYGDRSKQQAFPRLMLHALTLRFPHPEGPELELTAPLPESFQHVLDALHPVY; the protein is encoded by the coding sequence ATGAAGCTTCCGGTACTCTACGAAGATGCCTACCTGCTGGCGATTCACAAACCCGAAGGCCTGGCTGCCATTCCGGAACGGGACCCTGCACAGCCATCGGCACGGCAACTGCTGGAGACGTTTCGAGGGGAACGGCTGTTTGTCGTACACCGGCTCGACAAAGAAGCTTCAGGGGTCTTACTTTTTGCACGTACGCCTGAAGCCCATCGCTATCTAAACGCGCTGTTTGCCACGCGTCGCGTGCACAAAATCTACCGCGCACTGGTACATGGATGCGTTTCGCCGGAGCAAGGCCAAATTCAGGCCCCTATTCGGGCTTTTGGCTCGGGTCGCATGGGCGTTGACTTTCAACGCGGCAAACCTAGCGAAACGCGCTACCGCGTGCTAGCCTACGTAGGCAACGCCTATACCCTCCTGGAAGCATTGCCGCTCACAGGCCGCCGCCATCAGATTCGCGTGCACTGCTACCACTTGGGCCACCCCATCGTTGGCGACTTGCGCTATGGCGATCGGTCTAAGCAACAGGCCTTTCCTCGCCTCATGCTGCATGCCCTGACGCTACGCTTCCCCCATCCCGAAGGACCTGAGCTGGAACTGACCGCCCCCCTGCCCGAAAGTTTCCAGCACGTACTCGATGCGCTACACCCCGTTTATTAA
- a CDS encoding ABC transporter ATP-binding protein, with amino-acid sequence MNTTPNAQRPLIQLRHVTKIYPMGEQPVRALDGISLDIYPNEYVAIMGPSGSGKSTLMNIIGCLDTPTQGTYYLNGRNVSHLSESELARIRNKEVGFVFQTFNLLPRANCLQNVELPLIYAGLPKNRRRQLAEAALRSVGLGDRMHHKPSELSGGQRQRVAIARALVNNPSILLADEPTGNLDTKTGEEIMRLFELLYRQGHTLLVVTHEADIAHHARRIIHLRDGRIEYDEPVAQPALAGLDLSMSTA; translated from the coding sequence ATGAACACCACACCCAATGCCCAACGACCCCTGATCCAATTGCGCCACGTTACCAAAATCTATCCGATGGGAGAACAGCCCGTGCGGGCCCTGGATGGCATTTCTTTGGACATCTATCCCAATGAGTACGTAGCCATCATGGGGCCTTCGGGATCAGGCAAGTCTACCCTGATGAACATCATTGGATGCCTGGACACCCCTACCCAAGGTACGTACTATCTGAACGGACGCAACGTCAGCCATCTCTCAGAGAGTGAACTGGCACGCATCCGCAACAAAGAAGTGGGGTTTGTCTTTCAGACGTTCAACCTGTTGCCACGGGCCAATTGCCTACAAAATGTTGAGTTGCCACTCATTTATGCAGGCTTGCCAAAAAACCGACGGCGTCAATTGGCCGAAGCGGCGTTGCGCAGTGTAGGACTGGGCGACCGGATGCACCACAAGCCGAGTGAACTTTCGGGCGGACAACGCCAACGCGTAGCCATTGCCCGTGCCCTGGTCAACAACCCATCGATTCTCTTGGCAGACGAGCCCACAGGGAACCTGGACACCAAAACCGGTGAGGAAATCATGCGCCTGTTTGAGCTGCTCTACCGCCAAGGCCATACGCTGCTTGTTGTGACGCATGAAGCCGACATCGCTCACCACGCACGCCGCATCATTCACCTGCGTGATGGACGCATTGAGTACGACGAACCCGTGGCCCAGCCCGCTTTGGCTGGCTTGGACCTAAGCATGTCGACGGCTTAA